From the genome of Terriglobales bacterium, one region includes:
- a CDS encoding DUF417 family protein — protein sequence MNHLINALSRSSLLKDDLDYLLIRASMVIVFLLFGYQKWFEYEANVLIPYISNGPLISWMYPAFGIRGGSWFVGVMEWLICSLLFWGFWNKQVGILGSIGSCITYVATVTIIPFMPNGWDQVAGGFPAMTGNVPFLMKDVALLAASVYLLKQDVVKVTRSAERGGTVSFPIRCLVWILVKLDLLREDLEYHLLRASMVLIFLFFGYTKWHQYGAQAMIPFISHSPFISWLYPAFGLRGGARFLGASEWTICALLYAGFWDKRLGILGAIGSGVTFITTVTIIPFVPNGWDPSAGFPAMAGNVPFLMKDVVLLAISIYLLKQDVARMSLRVEIADMTPNRSRANGMAAAVPTSAAFLART from the coding sequence ATGAATCATCTCATCAACGCATTGTCCAGGTCCAGTCTTCTCAAGGACGATCTCGACTATCTGCTAATTCGCGCGTCGATGGTGATCGTATTCCTGCTGTTTGGATACCAGAAATGGTTCGAGTACGAGGCCAACGTACTCATTCCCTATATCAGCAATGGGCCGCTTATTTCATGGATGTATCCTGCGTTCGGCATTCGGGGAGGCAGCTGGTTTGTCGGTGTGATGGAATGGCTGATCTGCTCGCTTCTGTTCTGGGGATTCTGGAACAAGCAAGTGGGGATCCTCGGATCGATCGGATCATGTATTACATATGTTGCGACCGTGACGATCATTCCATTTATGCCGAACGGCTGGGATCAGGTTGCCGGAGGATTCCCGGCAATGACTGGCAACGTTCCTTTTCTCATGAAGGATGTGGCGCTCCTTGCAGCATCGGTCTATCTGCTGAAGCAGGATGTCGTAAAGGTGACGCGTTCGGCGGAGCGCGGCGGCACCGTCAGCTTTCCGATCAGGTGCCTTGTCTGGATACTGGTGAAACTAGATCTTCTCAGAGAGGATCTTGAGTATCATTTACTCCGTGCGTCAATGGTGCTCATATTCCTGTTCTTTGGGTATACCAAATGGCATCAATATGGGGCCCAGGCAATGATCCCCTTCATTAGCCACAGCCCTTTCATTTCCTGGCTGTACCCTGCGTTCGGCCTCCGCGGAGGCGCCCGATTCCTGGGTGCATCGGAATGGACGATTTGCGCGCTCCTGTACGCAGGATTCTGGGATAAGCGATTGGGAATTCTTGGAGCTATCGGTTCCGGCGTCACGTTCATCACGACCGTCACGATCATCCCTTTCGTGCCGAATGGATGGGATCCGTCTGCCGGGTTTCCAGCGATGGCCGGCAACGTTCCCTTCCTTATGAAGGATGTGGTCCTTCTCGCTATATCGATCTATCTGCTGAAGCAGGATGTCGCGAGGATGTC